A part of Spiribacter vilamensis genomic DNA contains:
- a CDS encoding FKBP-type peptidyl-prolyl cis-trans isomerase yields the protein MQIEKNAVVAIDYTLRDTEGEVLDASPEGQPLQYLHGAGNIIPGLETALEGKAAGDDVEVTVPPEEGYGERDDRLQQDVPKSMFEGVDTVEAGMRFQAQTQSGTQVVTVAAVSGDSVTVDANHPLAGQTLNFKVKVSEVREASDEELEHGHVHDGEQTE from the coding sequence ATGCAGATCGAGAAAAACGCGGTGGTTGCCATCGACTACACCCTGCGCGACACCGAGGGCGAGGTGCTTGACGCCTCCCCCGAGGGCCAGCCCCTGCAGTATCTGCATGGCGCCGGCAACATCATCCCGGGGCTCGAGACCGCCCTCGAGGGCAAGGCCGCCGGTGATGACGTCGAGGTCACCGTCCCGCCGGAAGAGGGTTACGGCGAGCGTGACGACCGCCTCCAGCAGGACGTGCCGAAGAGCATGTTCGAGGGTGTCGATACCGTCGAGGCCGGCATGCGCTTCCAGGCACAGACCCAGTCCGGTACCCAGGTCGTCACCGTCGCCGCCGTGAGTGGCGACAGCGTCACGGTCGATGCCAACCATCCCCTCGCCGGACAGACCCTGAACTTCAAGGTGAAGGTCTCCGAGGTGCGCGAGGCATCGGACGAAGAGCTCGAGCACGGCCACGTCCACGACGGCGAACAGACGGAATAA
- a CDS encoding DUF2334 domain-containing protein, whose amino-acid sequence MNRPDVHLSIHDVMPSTLDAVTALIDRCRSHGWPPPVLLVVPGLAWDHDGIAQLQRWQADGHPLAGHGWRHGIDGFGGLWHRLHGALISRRVAEHLCLDADGILALMRRCHAWFYRHGLTPNGLYVPPAWALGALPRRRLGEQPFSSVETLKGVYSISRRRWHYRALLGYEAGNTCQKQILTMSNAINRRRPPGAGLRIGLHPHDAQLPLANVMERDLARFSPRPPGGD is encoded by the coding sequence ATGAACCGGCCCGACGTCCATCTCAGCATCCACGATGTCATGCCCTCCACGCTCGATGCGGTCACGGCACTCATCGACCGCTGCCGGTCGCATGGCTGGCCGCCGCCGGTCCTGCTGGTCGTGCCGGGGCTGGCGTGGGACCACGACGGAATCGCGCAACTGCAACGCTGGCAGGCCGACGGGCATCCGCTGGCGGGGCATGGCTGGCGGCACGGGATCGACGGCTTCGGCGGCCTGTGGCATCGACTCCACGGTGCCCTGATTTCACGCCGGGTCGCCGAGCACCTCTGCCTCGATGCGGACGGTATCCTGGCGCTGATGCGGCGGTGCCATGCCTGGTTCTACCGCCACGGGCTCACCCCCAACGGCCTTTATGTGCCACCGGCCTGGGCGCTGGGCGCACTCCCGCGTCGACGACTGGGCGAGCAGCCGTTCTCGAGCGTGGAGACGTTAAAGGGAGTTTATTCGATATCTCGGCGGCGCTGGCATTACCGGGCGCTGCTGGGCTACGAGGCAGGCAACACCTGTCAGAAACAGATTCTGACGATGAGCAACGCGATTAATCGACGCCGCCCGCCGGGGGCGGGACTGCGCATCGGGCTTCATCCGCACGATGCCCAGCTCCCGCTGGCGAACGTCATGGAACGCGATCTGGCGCGGTTCAGCCCGCGTCCGCCAGGAGGCGATTGA
- a CDS encoding DUF2058 family protein produces the protein MSDSLRDQLLKQGLVDEQSVKKTRSNKRKKRRRGETDAEQAAASEAAAQREADRRARDRTLNARQQEERKRQEEEQAARQMVIDREVAHDGDERFQFSHNGRIRPIRVSAAQRGDLAAGRLAIARTRGRYRLVPGNIVEFVQARAPFLIAWTAADSGGGDDQDDAYADYPVPDDLMW, from the coding sequence ATGAGTGACAGTCTCCGCGATCAGCTACTCAAGCAGGGGCTGGTCGACGAACAGTCGGTCAAGAAGACCCGCAGCAACAAACGCAAGAAGCGCCGCCGCGGCGAGACCGATGCCGAGCAGGCGGCCGCGAGCGAGGCCGCGGCCCAGCGCGAGGCCGACCGGCGGGCGCGTGATCGCACGCTCAACGCGCGCCAGCAGGAGGAGCGCAAGCGCCAGGAAGAGGAACAGGCGGCCCGACAAATGGTGATCGATCGCGAGGTCGCCCACGACGGCGATGAACGCTTCCAGTTCAGCCATAACGGTCGCATCCGCCCCATCCGCGTCAGCGCCGCGCAACGCGGCGATCTCGCCGCCGGCCGCCTCGCCATCGCGCGAACCCGGGGGCGCTACCGGCTGGTTCCCGGGAATATCGTCGAGTTCGTCCAGGCGCGGGCACCGTTCCTGATCGCCTGGACCGCGGCGGACAGCGGCGGTGGCGACGACCAGGACGATGCCTACGCCGACTATCCGGTGCCCGACGACCTCATGTGGTGA
- a CDS encoding S9 family peptidase: protein MATTPTSHPPLASRQPVTDVRHGITRTDPYAWLRDENWREAMVEPDRLDPAIRDYLEAENAYADSVMAPLESLRASLVAELRGRIREDDSSVPSPDGPWAYYSRYREGGQHVLLCRRPRDGGDEQILLDGDAEAEGTEYFQLGAASHSPDHRYLAWAEDRAGAESFSLRIRELESGENLAETIRPARGDIAWANDGKTFLYTVIDDEHRPRWVYRHELGTPAAADVCVYTEADAGFFLGVERTESGRYLVIDSHDHTTSEVRWLPADEPAAEPRLIAPRERGIEYSASDHGDDWLIHTNADDAEDFTIVRAPIGATDRGDWTPLVVHQPGRLIEGMQVYADWLVRQELEDAESRLVIRSLTTGEEYTIDQPDPCVEVSLVGGLEYRTDQLRFVISGFAQPAQVFDYDMRTGERTLRKTQAIPSGHDPEQYVSRRLMATAPDGESVPISLFHRRDLVPDAQTPLLLYGYGAYGISDLPGFSPNRLSLVDRGFVYAIAHVRGGKERGYRWYRQGRLSAKANTFSDYIACARALIAAGYTGTGRIAAHGGSAGGMLVGAVLNREPALFRAAIADVPFVDVLNTMLDPDLPLTPPEWPEWGNPIEDAQAYADIADYSPYDNVAPREYPHLLVTAGVSDPRVTYWEPAKWVARLRSEGEPTGTVLLHTNMSAGHGGPGGRFQFLEEVAYRYAFLLWAYGFTT from the coding sequence ATGGCCACCACGCCAACATCCCACCCGCCGCTGGCGTCGCGCCAGCCGGTGACCGATGTCCGGCACGGGATCACCCGCACGGATCCCTACGCCTGGCTGCGCGACGAGAACTGGCGCGAGGCCATGGTGGAGCCGGACCGGCTGGACCCGGCCATTCGCGATTACCTGGAGGCGGAGAACGCCTACGCCGACTCGGTGATGGCGCCCCTCGAATCGTTGCGCGCATCACTGGTAGCGGAGCTGCGCGGACGGATTCGCGAGGACGATAGCAGCGTACCGTCGCCGGACGGGCCCTGGGCGTACTACTCCCGCTATCGGGAGGGCGGACAGCATGTCCTGCTCTGCCGGCGCCCACGCGATGGCGGCGACGAGCAGATCCTGCTCGATGGCGACGCCGAGGCCGAGGGAACGGAATACTTCCAGCTCGGCGCGGCCTCGCACAGTCCCGATCACCGCTACCTGGCCTGGGCCGAGGATCGGGCCGGGGCCGAGTCGTTCAGCCTGCGTATTCGCGAGCTCGAGTCGGGCGAGAACCTGGCCGAAACAATCCGGCCCGCCCGCGGGGATATCGCCTGGGCGAATGACGGCAAAACCTTCCTCTATACCGTGATCGACGACGAGCATCGGCCGCGCTGGGTCTACCGCCACGAACTGGGTACACCGGCGGCGGCCGATGTCTGCGTCTACACCGAGGCGGACGCGGGGTTCTTCCTCGGGGTGGAGCGCACCGAAAGCGGGCGTTATCTGGTTATCGACAGTCACGACCACACGACCTCGGAGGTGCGCTGGCTGCCGGCGGACGAGCCGGCGGCCGAGCCGCGGCTGATCGCGCCCCGTGAGCGCGGGATCGAGTATTCGGCCAGTGATCATGGCGACGACTGGCTGATTCATACCAACGCCGATGACGCGGAGGATTTCACGATCGTGCGCGCGCCGATCGGCGCCACGGATCGCGGTGACTGGACGCCTTTGGTGGTCCATCAACCCGGGCGCCTGATCGAGGGGATGCAGGTCTATGCCGACTGGCTGGTCCGCCAGGAACTGGAGGATGCCGAGTCGCGACTGGTCATTCGTTCGCTGACGACGGGCGAGGAGTACACCATTGACCAGCCCGACCCCTGCGTCGAGGTGAGCCTGGTTGGCGGGCTGGAGTATCGGACCGATCAGCTGCGGTTCGTCATCAGCGGGTTCGCCCAGCCCGCGCAGGTATTCGACTACGACATGCGCACCGGCGAGCGGACGCTGCGCAAGACCCAGGCGATCCCCTCCGGCCACGACCCGGAGCAGTACGTATCGCGGCGGTTGATGGCGACAGCACCGGATGGCGAATCGGTCCCGATCTCGCTGTTCCACCGTCGGGATCTCGTCCCCGACGCGCAGACGCCCTTACTGCTCTACGGGTACGGTGCCTATGGCATCAGCGATTTGCCGGGCTTCAGTCCCAACCGCCTGTCACTGGTCGATCGTGGCTTCGTTTATGCCATCGCCCATGTTCGCGGCGGCAAGGAGCGTGGTTATCGCTGGTATCGCCAGGGCCGGCTGTCGGCCAAGGCGAACACCTTTAGTGACTACATCGCCTGTGCCCGGGCGTTGATCGCGGCGGGCTACACCGGCACGGGGCGGATCGCCGCCCATGGCGGCAGTGCCGGCGGCATGCTGGTCGGCGCGGTGCTCAACCGGGAACCGGCGTTGTTCCGTGCGGCGATCGCCGATGTGCCCTTCGTCGACGTGCTCAATACCATGCTCGACCCCGATCTGCCACTGACGCCACCGGAGTGGCCGGAGTGGGGCAATCCCATCGAGGATGCGCAGGCCTACGCCGATATCGCCGACTATTCGCCGTACGATAACGTCGCCCCACGGGAGTATCCGCATCTGCTGGTGACGGCCGGCGTGTCCGATCCGCGGGTGACCTACTGGGAGCCCGCGAAATGGGTGGCACGGCTGCGCAGCGAGGGTGAGCCGACGGGCACCGTCCTGCTGCATACCAACATGAGTGCCGGCCATGGTGGCCCCGGCGGGCGGTTCCAGTTCCTCGAGGAAGTGGCCTATCGCTACGCCTTCCTGCTCTGGGCCTACGGGTTCACCACATGA
- the hpf gene encoding ribosome hibernation-promoting factor, HPF/YfiA family, translating into MELIINPGDGVHLSDALREHVQHKLEPVQRKYGERLTRIEVHFKDENGAKGGRDVHCTLEAHPEGRQPLVAEAVAEDAYTAAHQAAGKLDRNLAHHFGKDDRVRRH; encoded by the coding sequence ATGGAACTGATCATTAACCCCGGCGATGGCGTCCACCTTTCAGATGCCCTGCGCGAGCATGTCCAGCACAAGCTCGAGCCCGTGCAGCGCAAGTATGGTGAGCGGCTGACCCGTATCGAGGTCCACTTCAAGGACGAGAACGGCGCCAAGGGCGGCCGCGATGTCCACTGCACCCTCGAGGCCCACCCCGAGGGTCGCCAGCCACTGGTGGCCGAGGCGGTGGCCGAGGATGCCTACACCGCCGCCCACCAGGCGGCCGGCAAGCTCGATCGCAACCTCGCCCATCACTTCGGCAAGGACGATCGCGTCCGGCGACACTGA
- a CDS encoding superoxide dismutase, with protein sequence MAFTLPDLPYDYDALDRSIDARTMEIHHTKHHNTYVTKLNAAVDGTDHADKPLADLLSGVSALPTAVRNNGGGHYNHAMFWKMLSPNGGGAPTGAVADAIDSAFGSFDSFRETFTNAALGRFGSGWAWLIHTPEGLKVTSTPNQDNPLMDVAEDRGKPVLGLDVWEHAYYLRYQNRRPDYVEAFWDVVNWDEVNRLLADAG encoded by the coding sequence ATGGCCTTTACGCTGCCGGATTTACCCTACGACTATGATGCGCTGGATCGCTCCATTGATGCCCGCACCATGGAAATTCATCACACCAAGCATCACAACACCTACGTGACCAAGCTCAACGCCGCGGTGGACGGAACGGACCACGCCGACAAGCCGCTGGCAGATCTCCTCAGCGGTGTCTCGGCGCTGCCGACAGCCGTGCGCAACAACGGTGGTGGTCACTACAACCACGCGATGTTCTGGAAGATGCTCTCGCCCAACGGTGGCGGTGCACCCACCGGCGCAGTGGCTGACGCGATCGATTCGGCTTTCGGCTCGTTCGACAGCTTCCGCGAGACGTTCACGAACGCCGCGCTGGGGCGTTTCGGCTCCGGCTGGGCCTGGTTGATCCACACCCCCGAGGGGCTGAAAGTGACGTCAACGCCCAACCAGGACAACCCGCTCATGGATGTCGCCGAAGACCGTGGCAAGCCGGTGCTGGGCCTTGATGTGTGGGAGCACGCCTACTATCTGCGCTACCAGAACCGTCGGCCGGACTATGTCGAGGCGTTCTGGGACGTGGTGAACTGGGACGAGGTCAATCGCCTCCTGGCGGACGCGGGCTGA
- a CDS encoding SHOCT domain-containing protein yields the protein MAGYRTLIFPVATLFLAGCSGMGSLTSTDQADGEADRPPVEVELATEPPEFNARSTGQHRGIAMAECNTGIGLADARQEARDVLKRRAASNGADYVRVQGSGDLEDRGFCRDGYYRVIGDGFARLSEPARAATPDTTDSLSSRLEELEGLRDRGLLNQNEYEQLRERVLDEAY from the coding sequence ATGGCCGGTTACAGAACCCTCATCTTTCCGGTGGCAACACTCTTCCTCGCCGGTTGCTCGGGCATGGGATCGCTGACATCCACCGATCAGGCGGATGGCGAGGCGGATCGCCCACCTGTCGAGGTCGAGTTGGCAACGGAACCCCCGGAATTCAACGCACGCAGCACCGGACAGCACCGCGGTATCGCGATGGCTGAGTGTAATACGGGGATTGGACTCGCCGATGCGCGCCAGGAAGCGCGAGACGTGCTCAAGCGGCGAGCCGCGAGTAATGGGGCCGATTATGTCCGGGTCCAGGGCTCCGGGGACCTCGAGGATCGCGGTTTCTGCCGCGATGGTTACTATCGGGTTATCGGCGACGGGTTTGCCAGGCTCTCCGAGCCCGCTCGGGCTGCAACACCCGACACCACGGACTCCCTGTCGAGTCGCCTCGAGGAGCTGGAGGGACTGCGTGATCGCGGTCTACTCAATCAGAACGAGTACGAACAGCTCCGCGAGCGGGTGCTCGACGAGGCCTACTGA
- a CDS encoding DMT family transporter, which yields MAVRTSGERFLPGGDHPRGLVLAAGAVLLISFDALLVRLADAPHWDIVFWRGTLIALTLALWMLVSGQRLHMPARRRDRWLIVLSVIMLSGNTTLFVLSITYTAAANTVVILAASPFFAALFSAIFLRERVPPRTWVAIVTAMAGVIVVFGGGMRGGTGLGDLFAMTLAVTVGGHLTLLRRFPAVPRLPLICLSGILAALTAVAFANPLSLSAQSYAVIGVMGVAQMPLATVMLAVATRYLPSPEVSLALLLETVLAPIWVWWALGEAVPRLTAVGGGLILMTVAAHSLLALKEEKT from the coding sequence TTGGCTGTCCGCACTTCGGGCGAGCGATTCCTCCCCGGTGGCGATCATCCGCGCGGCCTGGTATTGGCCGCCGGCGCGGTGCTGCTCATCAGTTTCGATGCCCTGCTTGTGCGGCTCGCCGACGCGCCGCACTGGGATATCGTCTTCTGGCGGGGGACGCTGATCGCGCTCACGCTTGCGCTTTGGATGCTCGTTTCGGGGCAGCGGTTGCACATGCCCGCGCGTCGTCGGGACCGCTGGCTGATCGTGCTCAGCGTCATCATGCTGTCCGGCAATACCACGCTGTTCGTGCTGTCGATTACCTACACGGCGGCGGCGAATACCGTGGTGATTCTCGCCGCCTCGCCGTTCTTTGCCGCCCTGTTTTCGGCGATTTTCCTGCGCGAACGGGTCCCGCCGCGGACCTGGGTCGCGATTGTGACGGCCATGGCGGGCGTGATCGTGGTGTTCGGCGGTGGCATGCGCGGGGGCACGGGTCTGGGCGATCTGTTCGCGATGACGCTGGCGGTAACGGTGGGTGGCCATCTGACCCTCCTCCGGCGGTTCCCGGCCGTCCCGCGTCTGCCGCTCATCTGCCTCTCCGGCATACTGGCGGCGCTGACCGCCGTTGCGTTCGCCAACCCGCTGTCGCTGAGTGCCCAGAGCTATGCCGTGATTGGCGTGATGGGGGTTGCGCAGATGCCCCTGGCAACCGTCATGCTGGCCGTTGCGACCCGTTACCTCCCATCGCCCGAGGTCAGCCTGGCACTGCTCCTCGAGACCGTGCTCGCGCCGATCTGGGTATGGTGGGCGCTGGGCGAGGCGGTACCACGGCTTACCGCCGTGGGTGGCGGACTGATTCTGATGACCGTGGCCGCGCATTCGCTGCTCGCCCTGAAAGAGGAGAAAACCTGA
- a CDS encoding sulfotransferase, protein MLRIIADWLGLIGSGLRPRRSGVLRNGPRRWAASLGLGLLLPFALAYYWSGLWLDELLFRGYRRRPVNRPVFIVGVPRSGTTALHEALARDPQFTTQRTWECVLAPSISHRYLWRGLARLDRLVGRPLQRLGGWINRRWLAPLTDAHPLSAHAPEEDYLSLLPQLSAFILVVAFPDSQRLWRLGRGDAALTPAEQDRLMTRYRRSIQRHLHFHATDRTYLAKNASHATLVATLQRAFPDARFIACLRDPAEAVSSQLSSLTPGLEALHGRIDRDVLSERMLRQLHFGYTNLLSVLPGLEAGRAVFVPLPAQRHGLADTIRAVYSTLSLPLEDGFAQQLAELDRRAREHRSGHRHSLGDYRLDAGQVGERFADIDAAFDFAGTRPVAAAGIHALEPRQRVVVVSDAAPRRNGVGTYYNDLIDHLQDEVATLRLIAAGDPDHPLSHWYEAGLPGDATQRIALPSPFELHRAIAEAQPDVLIVATPGPYGVLAGLMAKGLGARLIFGLHTDYEALATLYWGRLLGPVQRWLMARVNGLLFRRAAVVVSNSAHMHQLAMDKGARQIERVHTPIPRDFLDTEVPPLELPPRRILFVGRLAAEKRVETVIEAAEADPRCHFEIVGEGPERAAVTAAAERLDNLTYRGWLDRGQLRDALDASDLLVLPSRVEAFGTVALEAMVRGRLALVSPGCGIADWPEFADGLLVMDRDETVAQALARVRGQPTAQLAERGATARRQAVAMTRRCIHEWLALIRP, encoded by the coding sequence GTGCTCCGTATCATCGCCGACTGGCTGGGGCTGATCGGCTCGGGCCTGCGCCCCCGTCGTAGCGGCGTGTTGCGCAACGGGCCGCGTCGCTGGGCGGCCAGCCTCGGCCTGGGCCTGCTCCTGCCCTTCGCCCTCGCCTACTACTGGTCCGGGCTGTGGCTCGACGAGCTCCTGTTCCGCGGCTACCGACGACGCCCCGTCAATCGGCCGGTGTTCATCGTGGGCGTCCCCCGCAGCGGCACGACGGCGCTCCACGAGGCGCTTGCCCGGGATCCGCAGTTCACCACGCAACGCACCTGGGAGTGCGTGCTTGCCCCCTCGATCAGCCATCGTTATCTCTGGCGGGGCCTGGCCCGGCTCGACCGGCTGGTCGGCCGACCCCTGCAGCGGCTGGGCGGCTGGATCAACCGTCGCTGGCTGGCGCCACTCACCGACGCCCATCCGCTCTCGGCCCACGCGCCCGAGGAAGACTATCTCAGCCTCCTGCCGCAGCTCTCGGCGTTTATCCTCGTGGTGGCGTTTCCCGACAGCCAGCGACTCTGGCGGCTCGGCCGGGGGGATGCCGCCCTGACACCGGCGGAACAGGATCGGCTCATGACCCGTTACCGGCGGAGCATCCAGCGCCATCTCCACTTCCACGCCACCGATCGGACCTACCTGGCCAAGAACGCCAGTCATGCAACGCTGGTGGCAACGCTGCAGCGCGCCTTCCCCGACGCGCGCTTCATTGCCTGTCTGCGCGATCCCGCCGAGGCGGTCTCCTCCCAGCTCTCGAGCCTGACGCCAGGGCTTGAGGCGCTCCACGGCCGGATCGATCGGGACGTACTCAGCGAGCGGATGCTCCGCCAGCTGCATTTCGGCTACACCAACCTTTTGTCCGTGCTGCCGGGGCTCGAAGCCGGTCGTGCGGTTTTCGTTCCCCTCCCGGCACAGCGCCATGGCCTCGCCGACACGATCCGCGCGGTCTACTCGACCCTTTCGCTGCCCCTCGAGGACGGATTCGCGCAGCAGCTCGCCGAACTCGATCGCCGGGCCCGCGAGCACCGGTCGGGACACCGTCATTCCCTCGGCGATTATCGCCTCGACGCCGGACAGGTGGGCGAGCGATTCGCCGACATCGACGCCGCATTCGATTTCGCCGGCACCCGGCCCGTCGCCGCCGCGGGGATCCACGCCCTCGAACCGCGACAGCGGGTCGTCGTAGTGTCGGATGCCGCCCCGCGTCGTAACGGCGTCGGGACCTACTACAACGATCTCATCGATCACCTGCAGGACGAGGTGGCGACCCTCCGTCTCATCGCCGCCGGCGACCCCGATCACCCCTTGAGCCACTGGTACGAGGCGGGGCTGCCGGGTGACGCCACCCAGCGCATCGCACTGCCCTCGCCGTTCGAACTGCATCGCGCGATCGCCGAGGCGCAACCGGATGTGCTGATCGTTGCTACACCCGGTCCCTATGGCGTGCTGGCCGGGCTGATGGCAAAGGGCCTGGGAGCGAGGCTGATCTTCGGTCTGCATACCGACTACGAGGCCCTCGCGACCCTTTACTGGGGACGTCTCCTCGGTCCCGTCCAGCGCTGGCTCATGGCCCGTGTCAACGGGCTGCTGTTCCGTCGGGCCGCCGTGGTGGTCAGCAATTCCGCGCACATGCACCAGCTCGCCATGGACAAGGGCGCGCGGCAGATCGAGCGGGTTCATACCCCGATTCCAAGGGATTTCCTCGATACGGAAGTGCCGCCACTGGAGCTTCCCCCGCGGCGGATCCTGTTTGTCGGCCGACTCGCCGCGGAAAAGCGCGTCGAGACCGTGATCGAAGCGGCCGAGGCGGATCCCCGGTGCCACTTCGAGATCGTCGGCGAGGGCCCGGAGCGCGCGGCGGTCACGGCCGCCGCCGAACGGCTCGATAACCTGACCTACCGTGGCTGGCTGGATCGCGGTCAACTGCGGGACGCGCTGGATGCCAGCGATCTCCTGGTCCTGCCCTCGCGCGTCGAGGCGTTCGGCACCGTCGCCCTCGAGGCAATGGTGCGCGGACGGCTCGCCCTGGTCTCGCCGGGCTGCGGGATCGCCGACTGGCCGGAGTTTGCGGACGGGCTACTGGTCATGGACCGCGACGAGACGGTGGCGCAGGCCCTGGCGCGCGTCCGTGGTCAGCCGACTGCACAACTCGCCGAGCGCGGCGCCACCGCGCGGCGCCAGGCGGTTGCCATGACGCGTCGCTGCATCCACGAGTGGCTGGCGCTGATCCGGCCATGA